Genomic DNA from Brassica rapa cultivar Chiifu-401-42 chromosome A04, CAAS_Brap_v3.01, whole genome shotgun sequence:
CGATTATATTATTGGTTTActgtttatttattatatatagtttaatatatttcaattttagatattttccaATTTGTAGTTTTAAAACATTGATCTATGTTCTACATTTAGGTATTTTGTCTCTGTTTTccacatttttttgaaaaaaatctgaGAAAATCATTTTGTTTATGATTCTTgctgataaaaaaatttgttcctACTTTATTTTCTTATGTGTTTATCCACATCAATTGTTCCTAATTTGTTTCAGTGATGATTAAATGGTTGTATAATATGTGATTTCTAATAGTGTATGCTGAATAGTGCAACTACCTTTTTTTGGTTCTTTACATATATAGGTGctatttttctttctatttgATATTTAGCTTAGATCATGACTAGGGATTACTAATCAAAACatcaagaagaaaaataatcaGAATTGTTTATATAGAGTTATTTTATTGGATTGAAGACAAGGTAGATATATAGTTTACAACATCATATAAACGATCAAAAACACATTTGTGTGTCCGAACCGTTACACGGAGACAGTGGCTCGGAGTGGCTCAAGAGCTTTCCTGATCTTCACAACTGCAGCTCGTAGAACGTCGAGAGATGTGGCGTATGAAATCCTAATACAAGTATCGTCCCCAAAAGCATCTCCAGGAACCATTGCAACCTATTGGAAACAACAAAAACATATCAACACTTTTAACTAAAGAACTATGTAGATGTGAAAAGGGTTTACCTGAAACTTGTCAAGAAAGTATAATGCAAGAGAGGATGAGTCACTGATCAAACCAAAACCTTCAACTTCTGATCCATAGTAAGCACTGAAGTCAATAAAGAGATAAAAGGCTCCCTGCAAAGCAAATAATAACACTAACAATCAAGAACAAGAAAGACTGAAGAAGATACTAGTAAGTAAATAGCTTCAAAGAGAAGAGCACCTGAGGTTCAGAGATCTTAACACCGTCCATTTCACGAAAGTTTTTAACCAAGAAATCTCGTCTCTCTCTGTATGCTTTCACCATCTCAGCTACAGTCTCTCCTCCAGCTTTTCCTAACCCAAGTGCAGCAACACCTGCCTTCTGAGCAATGCTACTAGCTCCTGAACTAACCTGACCTTGTAATTTACTGCAAGCTGCCACTATATGCTTAGGACCAGCGAGGTATCCAAGCCTCCAACCCGTCATAGCGAAAGCCTTCACATATCATATGATCATCAGTAAAGATTTACATCGGTTAACACTAAACCAaagattaaataataaaaaattacctTTGAGAAACCGTTTACTGTCAAAGTTCTTTCATACATGTTAGGCAAAGAAGCAAAGCTTGTGTGAGTTGCAGGCGCATATATAATGTGTTCATATATTTCATCTGATAGCACCTAACAAAAGAAACAGATTTAGCAAAGAAGCCACAAAAGATTGAGCTGTGTGTTTAATGCTAAATACCATAAGCCTTGGATGTTTAGCAACGATCCGTGCAATCTCTTCAAGCAAACTCTTGGGGTAAACAGATCCAGTAGGGTTCGAAGGAGAACAGAGGATAAGCAGTCTAGATTTCTCAGTCAACTTAGATTCAAGATCCTTTGGATTCAACAAGAAGTTATCAGAGATCTTGGTAGGAATAATCACAGGTGTTGCATCCGCCAACCTCGCCTGTTCAGTGTAACTCACCCAGTACGGTGCTGGAATTATAACCTACAAAAACAATACTCCATagttataaaaacaaaacaaaacaaatccaAAGAAGTTTAGTTATTAGTTTACTTCATCTCCAGGAGAGCAAACAGCAAGCACTGCTTGTAAGAGACTTTGCTTAGCTCCATTGCTAACCAAGATCTGATCCGGTGCATAAGACAATCCATTCTCCTCTGAAAAAAACCAAACATTTTAACTCAATTTTCCGACATAACTGAAAC
This window encodes:
- the LOC103864337 gene encoding bifunctional aspartate aminotransferase and glutamate/aspartate-prephenate aminotransferase, producing MCSQTSAAVISSAFTAAPYPDSKKPIGSIRFQPLPLSPSYCKVSSRISAMAKPNDALSVDTSLSPRVKALKPSKTMVITDLASTLVQSGVPVIRLAAGEPDFDTPQIVAEAGMNAIRDGFTRYTLNAGITELREAICHKLKEENGLSYAPDQILVSNGAKQSLLQAVLAVCSPGDEVIIPAPYWVSYTEQARLADATPVIIPTKISDNFLLNPKDLESKLTEKSRLLILCSPSNPTGSVYPKSLLEEIARIVAKHPRLMVLSDEIYEHIIYAPATHTSFASLPNMYERTLTVNGFSKAFAMTGWRLGYLAGPKHIVAACSKLQGQVSSGASSIAQKAGVAALGLGKAGGETVAEMVKAYRERRDFLVKNFREMDGVKISEPQGAFYLFIDFSAYYGSEVEGFGLISDSSSLALYFLDKFQVAMVPGDAFGDDTCIRISYATSLDVLRAAVVKIRKALEPLRATVSV